One Granulicella sp. 5B5 DNA window includes the following coding sequences:
- the acs gene encoding acetate--CoA ligase, whose translation MPHETASPASTTFESLMREDRLFPPQAAFSEKAWIKNEAEYDAMYRRSVEQPEAFWTDAANELEWFAPWRTVMEGEGAKVTWFNGGKLNLSHNCVDRHAKGARKDKVALIWEGEPKVDGKAEVRKLTFAELHVEVQKFANVLKGLGVKKGDRVAVYMGMSPELAIAVLACARVGAVHSVIFGGFAAHAIADRVADSDCQIVVTQDISYRRGGEIKLKAIVDEAMEQCPGVRNVVVYQREPKTAVEMKDGRDLWWHELMAKAESECPAEWMDAEDPLFILYTSGTTGKPKGLVHTTGGYSVGTYLTSKYIFDLHDEDVYWCTADIGWITGHSYVVYGPLQNGATVLMYEGAPNWPECDRFWQIVDDHKVSVFYTAPTAIRAFIKWGNEWVHKHDLSSLRLLGTVGEPINPEAWMWYYREIGHEKCPIVDTWWQTETGAIMISPMPGAVATKPGSATKPFFGVVPKVVTKEGEEVPPGHGGLLIIDQPWPSRARTIWGDPARYELAYFAEIPGKYFTGDGARKDADGYFWLMGRVDDVINVSGHRLGTAEIESALVAHGKVAEAAVVGRPDELKGQAIAAFVTLEEGHEPSEELKQELRKWVAKEIGALARPDDLRFTQTLPKTRSGKIMRRLLRELATTGEVKGDTTTLEDFSFVAKLKEGDE comes from the coding sequence CGAAAGCCTGATGCGCGAGGACCGTCTGTTTCCGCCTCAGGCGGCGTTCAGCGAGAAGGCCTGGATCAAAAATGAGGCGGAGTACGACGCAATGTACCGGCGGAGCGTGGAGCAGCCGGAGGCGTTCTGGACCGACGCGGCGAACGAGCTGGAGTGGTTTGCGCCGTGGCGGACGGTGATGGAGGGCGAGGGCGCGAAGGTGACGTGGTTCAACGGGGGGAAGCTGAACCTGTCGCACAACTGCGTGGACCGCCATGCGAAGGGAGCGAGGAAGGACAAGGTCGCGCTGATCTGGGAGGGCGAACCGAAGGTCGATGGCAAGGCTGAGGTGCGGAAGCTGACGTTTGCGGAGCTGCATGTTGAGGTGCAGAAGTTCGCGAATGTGTTGAAGGGCCTGGGGGTGAAGAAGGGCGATCGCGTGGCGGTGTACATGGGCATGAGCCCGGAACTGGCGATTGCGGTGCTCGCGTGCGCGCGGGTGGGTGCGGTACATTCGGTGATCTTTGGCGGGTTTGCGGCGCATGCGATTGCGGACCGAGTGGCGGATTCGGACTGCCAGATTGTGGTGACGCAGGACATCAGCTATCGGCGCGGGGGCGAGATCAAGCTGAAGGCGATTGTGGATGAAGCGATGGAGCAGTGCCCGGGTGTTCGGAATGTGGTGGTGTATCAGCGCGAACCGAAGACTGCGGTTGAGATGAAGGACGGACGTGACCTGTGGTGGCATGAGCTGATGGCGAAGGCTGAGAGCGAATGCCCGGCGGAGTGGATGGATGCCGAGGACCCGCTGTTCATCCTGTATACGAGCGGAACGACAGGCAAGCCGAAGGGACTGGTGCATACGACGGGTGGGTACTCGGTGGGGACGTACCTGACGTCGAAGTACATCTTCGACCTGCATGATGAGGATGTGTACTGGTGTACGGCGGACATTGGGTGGATCACGGGGCATAGTTACGTGGTGTATGGCCCGCTGCAGAACGGTGCGACGGTACTGATGTATGAGGGTGCGCCGAATTGGCCGGAGTGCGACCGGTTCTGGCAGATTGTGGACGACCACAAGGTGAGCGTGTTCTATACGGCTCCGACTGCGATTCGGGCGTTCATCAAGTGGGGCAACGAGTGGGTGCATAAGCATGATTTGAGCTCGCTGCGGCTGCTGGGGACGGTGGGTGAGCCGATCAATCCGGAGGCTTGGATGTGGTATTACCGCGAGATTGGGCATGAGAAGTGCCCGATTGTGGATACGTGGTGGCAGACGGAGACGGGCGCGATCATGATTTCGCCGATGCCGGGCGCGGTGGCGACGAAGCCGGGGTCGGCGACGAAGCCGTTCTTTGGTGTGGTGCCGAAGGTGGTGACGAAGGAAGGCGAAGAGGTTCCGCCGGGGCATGGTGGGCTGCTGATCATCGACCAGCCGTGGCCTTCGCGGGCGCGGACGATCTGGGGTGATCCGGCGCGGTATGAGTTGGCTTACTTTGCTGAAATTCCGGGGAAGTACTTTACAGGCGATGGTGCGCGTAAGGATGCAGACGGCTACTTCTGGCTGATGGGGCGCGTGGATGACGTGATCAACGTGAGTGGGCACCGGCTGGGGACGGCTGAGATTGAGAGCGCGCTGGTGGCGCATGGCAAGGTTGCGGAAGCTGCTGTTGTTGGCAGGCCGGATGAGCTGAAGGGGCAGGCGATTGCGGCGTTTGTGACTCTGGAAGAGGGCCACGAGCCGAGCGAAGAGCTGAAGCAGGAGCTGCGGAAGTGGGTCGCGAAGGAGATTGGTGCGTTGGCGCGTCCGGATGACCTGCGGTTTACGCAGACGCTGCCGAAGACGCGGAGCGGCAAGATCATGCGACGGCTGCTGAGAGAGCTGGCGACGACTGGCGAGGTGAAGGGCGATACGACGACGCTCGAGGACTTCAGCTTTGTGGCGAAGCTGAAGGAGGGCGATGAGTAA